Part of the Scomber japonicus isolate fScoJap1 chromosome 2, fScoJap1.pri, whole genome shotgun sequence genome, gtggctaactcggcggctaactcagctgctagctcggcggctaactcagcagctaactcagctaactggctaactgtagactgtagtagtagtagtagtgtgtgctgaatgtatttatacctctacagctgTATAACTGAATAATGAAAACTAAAATTAGGATTAGAGGGTTGTTTACAAAGATAATCCATAAGGATGCAGCGATAGAAACAATTTACATAGATTAGACCAAACCGTCCATCTGCTGTAGGACTCTTCTTGTGCTTTTCCTCTCTACAGTTCtagctcgactcgactcggtttggtaccaggaaccttttccattactatatttcctcctcaacgtgagcGTTAAACTGCCATTacgaaaacaaacacataaccaatggaggacatggaggcgatggtgaagagaaaccaatctctgtaacgctgttgttgggatttaaaaatgccggctttgattcttgtgtgggacggctcatgactcttccagtgactctctgatcAATCAGAGgctggcagtctgttgacgtcacatttagtatcggctcggctcgcttggaacctcagcagagcaggtactaaaaaggTATCTCTGATGGAAACTCAAGAAAACAGAGTCaagtagagctagaactgttTAGTGGCTCCATATGAGATGCTACATCTAGAGGGGCTATCGTTGTAATAAATTCACATGAAAGCTTTTGGGACTGACAGATGCCTCCCTGATGTTGTTGCATTATGGAGAAGAATCTAAACTTTTGCACCATGCTGTACATACGTGTTCTTCTGCTCATGCACGGGTCTTAATAGAAGTCAGCTGAAGCCTGAAGCCACAAACAGCACAATGTTAACCGTCCAGGCAGAGTTAGCTGGTGGATGCatctttaaagtgtgtgtaaGGTGAACACTGCGTTTTACGGTGGTTATTTAGGTTGTTTAGGTTGTGGAGGCGGGAGCTGGGTCTTTGCTAAAGGGTCACTGTCAGGAGGCCTGGTTAAtctaacaacacacacacacacacacacacacacacacacacacacacacacacctaatcaAGGGGGTCTCTAAATTCACAATATGAAATTTTGTTCTTTGCAGTGAAGTTTAATGTTTGTCTGAACAACATGTGACAGCTACCAGCGGTTttagactaaaactaaatctgTCAGCATCATTTAAAAACCCAATTATGCAGATCAGCAGCTGAGTCAGGATGACTGTGGTTGAGGTTTGGCACACATGACTGTGATTCAGCGTCATGGGATCAAAGCACAGCTCAGAAAggtaaataacaacaaaaattaagcaaatacaaaataaataaagtgtcaaggaataaagaaataaagaagaattAAACCTGCAAGCAGTGGTGAACAggccctcaccccccccccccccccccccccatgcatgttggtttacagatacaatagggcttcatgctggtcagcgctcgggccctaaatAAAGTTTTGATGGACATTCCTGCTGACGTATGATTGTGCAGTGCAGACTGGCACAGAAACCACAAAGAACACTGACAAAAACAGGAACATGAAAGAACCAAAGATTAATTTCACTTCTACAGACAGTCTCAACAGTTCCTCATCATTTCTCTCAGCCTGCAGCGTGACCGGACTTATTCTGATATTCTCTGAACCTGAAACAGGTAAAAGTCAAATCTTGTATAAAAGTATTTCAAAAGGAAATCATagtcttttatttaaagtcCAGCTAAATTAAATTTTCTTCTACAGCAACAGATTTCTGATATTTttctaattattttcatttttaatgacaAAAACTATTAaccatacatttaaaaatacgtAGCAGTGATCACTGAGTGTCACCGACTCAGCATGATGGACTTTATCCTCCGATACTGTAATGGAGATAGTCCTTCATCACATCATTATTTAATGGTTAgaggaacatttttacatttcatttataatatttatttttaatatcttgCTGATATTTATAATCTAATGTTGtattcctctttttatctcATCatgtcatatatttaaaaaggtttgtagcttaaaacaaaagaaacaatatgacatgattaatgtttaatttcagtttaatgaagtGATTCAATGAACATTATTTATTGTCTCAAAGGAAACAATTAATCGTTGAAGTTCATGTTGCTCCAATCCTGATTTTATGTTTTCAACACTTTAGTTGTCACAGTTTATTCGGTTGTGGTAAAGACATTTACAAAAGCCGCAGGTAtcaccaacaggaagtgattaTTGTCTGAAATCACATGATTTTGATCACTTTTTCTGGACTGGTTCTCACAATGGTACATTTTCTGGAACATCATCTTAGAAACTGTTAATAGTTTAAATACTGATATAGAAATGTCTCTGTTTTAGCACCTCCAAATTAATTATTTGATCATGATTTACACACTGTAAACCCGGATAAGTTGATTGTACTCAAACCGTTTGCGTCAAGTGATTGCCTCAAATGGTTTGAGTTATTAAAAGTGGagaaaattattttgtttaagtACAGTCAACTTAAATGTACAATAGTCagaatttatgtttttaagttATGTACACTTAAATGGTTTAAGTAATCAACAAtcttaaaatagaataaaattgTGGAGTCTACTTAAAAGTAGTATAGTCAAAACTTAATATTATAAGTTTAATATACTTGAAATCctagttttattaaaatatgaattcattaattaaattaaaatattatgttTGGTACAAGAAAATTCCAATTAAATTCTTCTTTTGTCAATGAACACATAAagcagtacattttattttttttatttaaatatacaacaaaGCAACAGATATGTAACAATGCTCTGAGTGAAATAACAGGTGCAAATCCAAAATTAGACCTTGTTTTCATAAAATTATCAAAATGGGTCTTTGCCAACAGTTACAAcagtatattttacatttttctgcagATATTACCTAACAGGACCTTGCAGCACATAGAACATGTGTATTAAATTATAAACGATTTCCATGTCCTTCCAAATACGATGACAGCACAGTTTTTTAATTACTTGTTCTGTGAAcaattttaaagtttgaaaaagAACCTAACACAACAAAGCAGACATTAAGAACAAGTGAGGACATTAGTTGctagaaaaaaaacctgaaacttTCTAACATGTGTCCTCTGTAGAATTATTTcagtaaaaaacaacagtagataCATGCAGTACAAGATTTATCACATAGAAAATACAAGAATATTTGCTTTAGTGACTGCAATGTATTTGTGCAACAATCTAGACACAAACATGAAGAATTGTGCCATGAACGTGAATGTGTCTTACACTGCAAGGTCATTCTTCAGCTTTTGAACCTTTGGAGGTAGCTCACTTCGACCCAAATTTAGCATTACCTGCTGGATGAAGGTAAAAGTGTTTCTCAAGCACTTTGGGTACTGCAGGTGGAGTGCATAGGTAAAACCAAACAAGAGGCACATTGCTTGAGGTAGGTTGGTGAGTACATCCATGACAAGGCTGCTCTCTAGGATGATCCCCACTCTTGAGGGGTTTAGTTGTGGCAATGCTGAGCTTGCTGGGTTTGCAGCGCTGGTGTCCTCATAGCAGAGGATTCCCACTGGAATGTTTATGGAATCTCCCTCATTAAGAGCCTATGGTGagagaaacaagacaaaaagaagaTATCCAGGTTAACAGCAATTTGTCTACAATCAGCTGTATGGTCTTCACAAACATTATGATTTTTGTAATTCAcagtgggtttttttccccataatgTTGTATAGACAAGCTGTTAGAAGCATTTTTGTGTGGTCCTGTATAGGTGTCTGTTGTTGTGTAGATCCCATGTTGTGACAGTCGGTGCTGTATTGGACAATGTGATGTGTGAATGGTAAAGATAGAGAAAGGTTCATTTCTCTTCAGGTGCACTTTTTTGACCAGATTTTTAGTGGCCTATTATTAATTATCATAACCCATCATCCCCACAAAACATAGGAGAATGGAAAAACTGATTCAAACAACAATCAAAAAATTTTACTCACCAAACTGCTCTTAAAGAACATAGATGCATCATCCCCAAGAATGACTGGAAGTCCTCTCAGGACAAGGCATCTAATTGCTGTTGGGTCAGTGCTCTGCAAAGAGGTATAATGCactattaaatgaaaaacaaatatatcTTATATCCGTGTATCCGTGTATTTGTTCATATAGAAGTGGGAGAGTTAGCGTTTGTAATATGGATGAACTAAACatcaatatatgtatatatatatctcaacAAAACAATATCATTACAAGATAAAATCTAAATATCAACCCACCGTTGTCTGTTGTAGCAGGTCAGCTAACTGCTTGCCTATCCGACCTGTCTTCCTCTTGAAGATTTCCATCAAGCTTGGACACAAACCATCAAGAACACCAAGGAACTCTTCTTTAAGATTTCTTCCAACAACCCTGTTAAACTCCAAGTACACCtgagaaatataaaatgagCTCAACTTTGAAATTCGCATGACAAACAGCGAAACTTAATTTGAGAGACTATAGTTTGTGATTGATCAACACTTCTCGTGTGAAAGCGGGATAAATGGCTATGGAGTGCGTTGAGAGATTTGAATGTACACTTTAATGGCTCAGTTCTTGCATAACTCCCATGTTTTAGCCTATAGTGTTTAAAAAGCTGTGTTCTCCTCTCACAGATGGCAGGGCAGTACTTGCATTTCCAAAGCATTTTAGTATGGCTTTAAACAAAAATAGCATGGCAAATGAGGCTAATGCTAAACgttggcattttttaaaaactatgttGAATAATTTGAATTTTCCACTACTGTTGCAGAACTGTATGTAGTGAACACACAAGTAGAGAGAACTTCTCTAAAAACACAATGCTGCAATTGCCCAATGTTTAAAATTTACCTGATTtctacacacattcaaattTACATGTTTCAAACAAAAGTTCCAGTTTCAAATTAGTAGTACTTGAATAGAAAAAACAACTCACCTCATTCAGGCAGAAAATGGCATCCTCTTTACAGCAGCCAAacttgaaaaaaactgaaaaatgcagGCAGAGCATGTATTGTCCGAGGAGCATGcaaagtgcaaagattaaatTGGATAAAATTCGAAAATGGCAACTTCTCTGTAACCTCCGATGGACAAGTACGGACTTGTCTTGTGTTTTGAGCCAATCACAACAGGGCAGCAATGTGGCCTGATGTAAAAATTGATAGTTTAAGTTTATTAAACTTATAAAAATGAGTACACTCAATGACTGTCTCAAACACTCTTTATATACTCATACTGTTTAAGTAATGCAataaaactcatttttaaaagtggTATTAACTCAAACTGTTTGATTAGAATGAACTTTCGGGTTTACAGTGCAGCCTTACCAACACAGACCTAATGCGGTCAGATACATTAATGGGGTTGATTAGCTGTTATGAAATAATGTCTCTAAATGTCTCAGTGTCCTCAGGTTAAACAGTTAGTATCTTCAGTCAATGAACCGGACAGATTTTTTATGTCACCAGAAACTGGTGATGAAGTTTTCAGTGTCATGCACTTCAGGCGGACAGAACCTCCTCTGATAAAATCAAGTAAATGCTGCCCCCTAGTGACGACAGCGCTTTCCTACAGTACTGGCATGCGTGTGTTAAAATGATCTAAAACCTGACAGTAAACAGATGATGAACTTCCTCTTGCACAGATATGTTGTCTGGTCCAGGGATTTGACCTGCTGAAAAAAATCTGTTGTCAGTCCTGTGTGTTGGAGCCATTTCACTTCATTAtgatttactttattatattatgatgATATTATTGTTTGATTAATTACTTTGGTGGGTGTAAGAGCATTCAcctaattatattattattacttgtgAATATTTATGGTTGAAGATCTCCCCCTGCTGTCTTTAATAAGTATTGCATCTGTGGTTGGGAGGCGGCAGTGACCAATcctataaatgaatgaataattggAGACAGGTGGGTTGAACTCATGATGAGAAGGAGAGATCAGTGATGTCTTTTAACCACACACGTGAGCTCTTTTGTTATTTTCGTAAGGAGAAAGTTTATGTTCAAGTTTATGTTTGTGATACTGAACGCAgtacataataaaaataaatggatgtgATGCACCGTAACAGAGATCTCCATGATTGATTGAAACAAAGGTGGTACatgtctatatattttttaactctGCTTGACTTCTACGgatctctatatttctatcAGGGTTCATGAGCAGAGGCCAGACTCTCCTATAGAGTTCTgacagcatgttgttgtgtttgtgtgaaggtgtttctctgctatggatcagagtgaggacagagaggagggagtccctccctctaaatgTCTTCgatgtggggaacatgacagccagaccagaGATGAACATCACTCTGCTGAAGAAAGGTAACAATTTAAACCAtgtgagtttgtttttctggtttatgtggaattcaaaggaaagtaaaaagtgtgactaccaaccctgttctcccctaCTTAAGTCCTTTACTTATTTGTGACACAGGGATGCATTCTGCTAGTGGTCCAAATGTAGTGGTTGTATCGACCAGACTTTCAAAACTAGCTCAGATTTGGAAATCgtctgtggctcaggaggcagagccCACTAGTTGGAAAATCAACTTTAGCAAATGTAGCACTCACCAGATGATTAAATCAACTGATtctattgtatatatatattctattgTATATAATTTTCCACAGTGTGGACAATAAAGTTCCTAACTTACCAAAAGCTGACTTTAAAGCAGTGGACCAATGAGTCTATCTAACACAATCAGAGTTTAGGAAAAAGGACACTCATCTCTACAAACCCCCACAcaaatattcattttgtgtgtgtgtgtgtgtgtgtgtgtgtgtgtgtgtgtgtttgttgtgtcaTGCTGACAGAGCAGAGGACTCAACCAGCAGCGCTGCTAATAACAGCAGAAGGAGCTATTTACTAGAGAGGTCAATTAAATGTAGTTGTCTAATTTTTATATGAGGCGTTACCTTGATGATGTAATCAATATGGGCATGGGCAGGACCTCTTGATATCAGATATTGGTAGACAAAAGGTTATGGCATTATAGTCAAAACAACAGTTTTTGACTATAATGCCAGGATAACACTACCGTGAAGTAAAGCTGGGAGTATTggtttatgtaaatgtatggGTTGCAGTTATGAATTCTTGCATgaacaatttaattaatttactttattattgTGTGATGAGCAATAAatatcataaaagaaaaaatgctgtATGCATGCTGTAGACTGCTGCAATGCCCTCAAAGTTGAGTTCTGCCGTTTTTGATCCGTCAACATCACGTTATTTAGagaaacatttttgacatttgtggATCAATTCATAATTGGAGAGTCGAGACTCTTACGTGagtcaatgtaaaaaaatgttttttttttacccattcCTGTTTTTGCCTAACCTCAGTTGATGGAGTTTTCTCAGTTTTATTACAAATATTATATGTAAACttgaaaattccagggaaattttgagtgccactggGCTGCTGCCTGGATGAGTACATGATTCAGTTCCAGTGTTgtaaagtcaccctgatcatattctggtttcgagaattgcactaacactaactcAGTAACTTTTACAGTTGTagtattaaaacatttcaggtgcatgctgggaaaaataaaaacacggattctacttatatgggcatgaggcggagccgtgggcggagcggggaggttgctatggttacgagggctggatctcgaggacattggtcaatcaacctgtcaatcaggacgtagccacgcccgaatgcataccctgctttatcgtcacatataaaatcagggaggccaaaatgtcccaaatgaacatcatactgcattgaagaaggctttaaactagcgattgagaccataaacacattttgaaaacgtttactgaggttagaaatcaagtgagaagttggtgaattctccattgacttgtatagagacggtcgccccctggtggccttttgatagaatgcagctctaagttacttcctggttggcctcatttcagaggaccagaactcctcgcctggtacaaacacacacacacagacaaagacaaagacacacacacacacacacacacacacacacacacacacacacacacacacacacacacacacacacacatttacactgcatttgagcagtatcAATGTAATTCATAGAAAGAGATAAacagtatcaatactagctcagctgctagctcggttaactggcaaaacagacaaaaattagccaatcacaaaaaagtagttcagtttctgcccagcgacaggttgctaagggcagctacggttgctaagggcagctaaggccctacggttgctacggcgatgtgtGAGAATATGCTTggaaaaaattctcaaaatgccccagaatttggcttctgacaaggtcccgaacaattgcaaactgtgagaaaaccgtaactcctgtccaaaaaccgaaaacactgtgagagacacagaagccggcagattctgacagtgtttattttattcagatattccttaaaatgagcgagtaagctcagtgtgaacacagagtgagagtcttttggaaaaaaaagacgattacattagagtcagtggggagtgagacaggtattgctgccggtctcggcccccccgtttaaattttgtgcagccCCCGCCTGTcaatgtcacattttatgaatcccaacacctatgtctacattttgacaaaaaaaaccatttgtctcctttttacggtttggccgtgagctcgagttaaaaacaaaaactaaggttatattttactgcttctcacactctagctaactgccgcttccactctaactttgaagaaaaagtgatttccactcctcgtttgactgctcatagtttgaaaagtttacatgttatgtaaaaactgtttggtatttttccagagaggacaattttccctccgttttaaagtttgaatcacatttctacgtgcaggtatgagagagctcgGTGACTCCGAAAAAAGGGTGACATTttgtgggtttaaaaaaaaattcccattcatttctaatggagaattattcccgtttttttgggaataactttggggaAAATTCGGTATTTCAACACCAGAAGTCAAGTATGTATGGAGTAAGTATGGAGAAGAAGCTTTGCTGCACTAGTAGTTtgacatgagtgtgtgttttaagtgtaCTTTATAAATACAGCTTATTGTTGCTTTCCAATTGTTGTCCAATTGTAAGTAAAGATCATTGATTAAAAGTTTCTCAAAGTTAATTCTGACTTTGTTTCTTCCTACAGACTGGATCATGGTGGAGAACAGAcactgaaacctggtctgaggaaaTGTAAGTATTTACACTTCGATTCATGAAAACAAGGCAGCATATATTAAAGGATTTGAGTggttaattttttatttttattttcagcaaGTCTCATGTTTAGATACTACGGAAGAGGGTTAGGGCCtctagggggaaaaaagtgagttctgattttttttccctcagaaTTGTGACTTTCTGAGATAAAAGTCACaattctgactttaatctcagaattcttagaaaaaaagtcagaattctgagattaaagtcagaactcacttttttccccacagtggcctaatcctcttccgtaagatccaaaccaacaattaactgatctactaacaagtattgtgtgtgtatcaaagcctgatatattttattcctctgtaCCATAGACCTCAATTGTTGTCtaataactaataaaaacacatcaatgagtcaCAACACTGCACTGGCTGACATGACCTTCATTGTGAAGAAGATGGATACAGTAACTTGTTCAGAAACAGCTCTAATACGGCAATAAGATAGTAAACTTCAGAGGTCATGGTCCTAATATGGTAGACACAGAAACGTGGTTCTGTTTGAGACATTTATAATGTGGCACAAAGTCAgatattgtgatatgtagcTCTAAATGTTCCTGTGGCAGTTGTCTGCTATACTTTCTCCTTACGGTTGTGATAGTGTTGCTTTTACAGTCTGCAACTGTTTCTAAATGCTACAGTAAGCACTGCCTCAGTGGTAGCAACacatcactgactcactgacatgttttaatcGTATTTAGACAATAATGGAGGCCTGCAGCACAGGTGATATCAGACATtgatacacacaatacttgctagtagatcagttcattgttggtttggatgcaaacatgagatttgttgacaataaaaaatatagaaaatcaccagtcATATGCTGTAAagtaatttaaattaaaacctTGCATATCTGCATTTAACTCTGTTTGAAAGAAAACCCAAAAAGTGATTTGGAAGATTATATCCAATTAACTTGCATCTAATTAATTCAGTCTCTTAATGAATCAACAAATAAACTATCAGGCGTATtagatgataaactgctgctgtatcATGTCTTGTtgtctccatcagatgcctgtgaactcacactggacacaaacacagcacacagaaacctcaaactgtctgacaacaacaggaaggtgacagcAGTGACAGAGGAGCAgccatatcctgatcatccagacaggtTTGACCACTGGTATCAGCTGCTGAGTAGGAATGagctgactggtcgctgttactgggaggtcgagtggagaggagaagttcaaatatcagtgagttacagaagaatcagacGGAGAGGAAACAGTCGCTACTGTATGTATGGAAgaaatgatcagtcctggagtctgaggtgtgatgatgatgataatgattgCTCTGTCTGGCATGATGACACAGccatccatccttccccctcctctgtctctaacagagtagcagtgtatgtggactgtcctgctggcactctgtccttctacagagtctcctctgacacactgatccacctccacaccttcaacaccacattcactgaacctctgtatgctgggtttagGTTAGGTCCTGGTTCTTCAGTGTATCTGTGTCATCTGTAGGAGGAAGAGTCTCCTCCTGTAtaggagttcctcaggggtcagttcttggaccccttctgttcagtctatatatgctgcccttgggtcaaattctgctgaactctaatgtagactatcacagttatgcagatgacacgcagatatacctagcactgtccccagatgactacagtccaatacagtcattgtgtcattgtttagagccaaaatgtccttcaattaaatcaggacaaaactgaggtcattgtttttggcaataaagagaagaggatagctgtcagtaaacatctcgagtcactctctctaaaaactagggaccaagtccgaaaccttggcgtgctgatagactcagatctgaccttcagcagtcacatcaaatcaatcaccaaaacagccttctatcagcttaagaacatatccagagtgaagggttttatgtctcaaacagaccaggagaagttgattcatgctttcatctcaagtagactcgactactgtaacggtcttctgactggactcccacaaaaaagcattaaacagctgcagctcattcagaacgctgcagctccagttttaaccagaacaaagagatcagagcatattactccagttctaaagtctttacactggttcccagtcagctctaaagtctttacactggctcccagtcagttctaaagtctttacactggctcccagtcagttagagaatagattttaaatatatgaaatcatgtaaacgatgcacgaataagcatcaaaaacaaactggatgtcctaattagcattccaaatattttaaaactttacttgGCTGGCTCCcagttaaagttctgctactggtctacaaatcactgaatggtttaggtccagaatacatgaatgacatgttagtagaatataaacccagtagagctctgagatctactgactcaggtcagatagttgagcccagagctctgagatctactgactcaggtcagatagttgagcccagagttcaaactaaacatggtgaagcagcttttacacaactggaacaaactaccagcagaactgaaatcagccccaactgtgaacacttttaaatccaggttaaaaacatttctcttctcctgagcttatgattgagctcttttaaagcactttacattttaatctttcatttgcactctatgtccttttaatgattttaaagctaatttattattttatgctgcaatcattttatttatgtctttctatttatATATAGCAGCTACACCGCTAAATAGACATTCACAGcaggaaataaatgtatgataATTAACTGAGTTACATGACAGACGGGCCATCCATATTCTATGGGGCTCAGTAACACATGCTAAGCGCTAAGCAAACGAGCATGCTACCCTGCTAATATTATTAGCTCTCGTCACACATGAAATATAAACGACATTCATTCACTATGTAACTTACATCATCACCGACGCACACTGTTGTACAGTACAAAAGGGAATGAAAAGAAGCAATAACGATCGGCAGAGGATTAACTCAACAAGGTAACTACACTGGAAGTTATTGAACACAATGCGCATGCGCAAAACAGTCCATCAGTCCGTACGGGAAGCAGTCTGCTGCGACGTGCAATCTCCACAGCAGGGAATTCACAACACCCGTTGTTATTTGCCAGCGTTCATTTGGCCTGTGTTTATCTGTTGAGTTTCTCCTGTGTTGGCTATAAAGTTCCAGTAGTTTCTGCTTTTGGGTTCACCTGCTCCGCGGCCCGTGACACCCCCTGCAGAAGGTAGTGATGTATATCAGTATTTAAGTttctaaacatttaaaaaggtctttGCAACTGTTTTTGAGGTAAGACATAATGTTAATTGGGCCTTTGTCAGTTCATAGGTTATAGAAGCAAGTTC contains:
- the LOC128377233 gene encoding tripartite motif-containing protein 16-like, whose protein sequence is MTARPEMNITLLKKGMHSASGPNVVVVSTRLSKLAQIWKSLDHGGEQTLKPGLRKYACELTLDTNTAHRNLKLSDNNRKVTAVTEEQPYPDHPDRFDHWYQLLSRNELTGRCYWEVEWRGEVQISVSYRRIRRRGNSRYCMYGRNDQSWSLRCDDDDNDCSVWHDDTAIHPSPSSVSNRVAVYVDCPAGTLSFYRVSSDTLIHLHTFNTTFTEPLYAGFRLGPGSSVYLCHL